In one Prosthecobacter debontii genomic region, the following are encoded:
- a CDS encoding type II toxin-antitoxin system VapC family toxin → MMNLLLDTQIFIWADQDKGKLSAAVQSAMEDRSNLLFISTASICEMQIKVQLGKLSIRKPLADLIEEYVSRDVLRVVPVYPEHTYALQQLPPLHRDPFDRLIVATALVEHSTILSVDEFVKQYAVPVIG, encoded by the coding sequence ATGATGAACCTGCTGCTTGATACGCAAATTTTTATCTGGGCTGACCAGGATAAGGGAAAACTGAGTGCTGCGGTGCAGTCGGCTATGGAAGATCGTTCCAATCTTCTTTTTATAAGCACTGCCAGCATTTGTGAAATGCAGATCAAGGTTCAACTCGGGAAGCTTAGCATTCGAAAACCACTAGCTGATTTGATCGAAGAATATGTGAGTCGAGATGTGTTGCGGGTCGTTCCTGTTTATCCTGAGCACACTTACGCTCTTCAGCAGCTTCCTCCTCTGCATCGGGATCCCTTTGACAGGCTCATTGTAGCCACGGCGCTTGTCGAGCACTCCACAATTTTATCAGTGGATGAGTTCGTGAAACAATACGCGGTGCCTGTCATTGGGTAA
- the tsaB gene encoding tRNA (adenosine(37)-N6)-threonylcarbamoyltransferase complex dimerization subunit type 1 TsaB, translating to MTDLSASAHRTVLAIDLSTPRGVIAVLRGDALLYEAQFTAERSHNAQVFAPLGQALEAVGNGPALIAVGTGPGSYTGVRIAIAAAQGVALSRGWPVLGWSSLTTAPDSDYPILGDARRGMYYVTHVQQHRLGPIEIIDAATAQSRVEAQPNVPWFSFDAKVPLNLPGITLCEPDAAQLARIVTALPEPEVETLAAAPLEPMYLQEAFITTAKKAGKKVPGMA from the coding sequence ATGACCGATCTCTCCGCCAGCGCCCACCGCACCGTCCTCGCCATTGATCTCTCCACCCCGCGTGGAGTCATCGCCGTGCTCCGTGGCGACGCCCTGCTGTATGAGGCCCAATTCACCGCCGAACGCTCGCACAATGCCCAGGTCTTTGCCCCACTCGGTCAGGCGCTGGAGGCGGTCGGTAACGGTCCCGCGCTCATTGCTGTCGGCACCGGTCCCGGCTCCTACACCGGCGTGCGCATTGCCATCGCGGCGGCCCAAGGCGTGGCCCTTTCCCGTGGTTGGCCGGTTCTAGGTTGGTCCAGCCTCACCACCGCTCCCGACAGTGATTACCCCATCCTTGGCGATGCCCGACGCGGCATGTATTACGTCACTCACGTTCAGCAACATCGGTTAGGCCCGATTGAGATCATCGATGCGGCCACAGCGCAATCGAGAGTCGAAGCTCAACCCAACGTGCCTTGGTTTTCCTTCGATGCCAAAGTGCCGCTGAATCTCCCCGGCATCACTCTTTGCGAACCCGATGCTGCTCAACTCGCCCGCATCGTGACCGCTCTACCTGAGCCCGAGGTAGAAACCCTCGCCGCCGCGCCTCTGGAGCCCATGTATCTCCAGGAAGCCTTCATCACCACGGCAAAAAAGGCGGGGAAGAAGGTGCCCGGGATGGCTTAA
- a CDS encoding polysaccharide pyruvyl transferase family protein encodes MNRRHFLTTALAAALSPIAAQTGRAPRIILRSSWQTVNIGDIAHTPGVLALLEKHLPHVEVRLWPSKVDNGVDEMLMKRFPKLIILKREELKQAFEECDFLLHGSGPSLVAQNDVVKWHEATGKPYGVYGITVAAQGSTSTKPSSESAIAKTINVLNGSKFVFFRDSVSMELVKKLGCTCPIMEFGPDGAFATDLRDDEKATAFLKEHGLEEGKFLCCIGRLRFTPYWKMKPGVKFDPVKQKRNDEMKEHDLGPLRQAIIEVVKQTDMKVLLCPEDSSQMEVNKDNFYDKLPEDVKARVVWRPNYWLTGEALSTYVRSAGLFGAEMHSPIMCIGNGIPAIVCRWTEQTSKGYMWRDIGLSEWLFNLDEESEIPDIVPAVVAMAKDPAAAKAKALKGQAVVHERQRATMEIVGKFAAEAATA; translated from the coding sequence ATGAATCGCCGTCATTTTCTCACCACCGCTCTTGCGGCTGCTCTTTCGCCCATCGCCGCACAAACGGGTCGCGCACCGCGCATCATTCTGCGTTCCTCGTGGCAGACCGTGAACATCGGTGACATCGCCCACACCCCCGGTGTGCTGGCGTTGTTAGAAAAGCATCTTCCCCACGTGGAAGTGCGCCTCTGGCCGAGCAAAGTGGACAACGGCGTGGATGAGATGCTGATGAAGCGTTTCCCCAAACTCATCATCCTGAAGCGAGAAGAGCTGAAACAAGCCTTCGAAGAATGCGATTTCCTTCTCCATGGCTCCGGCCCTTCCCTGGTCGCCCAGAATGATGTGGTGAAGTGGCACGAAGCCACCGGCAAACCCTACGGCGTCTATGGCATCACCGTCGCCGCGCAAGGCTCCACCTCCACCAAGCCTTCTTCGGAGAGCGCGATCGCCAAGACGATCAACGTTCTCAATGGATCCAAGTTCGTCTTCTTCCGCGACAGCGTTTCCATGGAGTTGGTGAAGAAGCTCGGCTGCACTTGCCCAATCATGGAATTCGGTCCCGATGGGGCCTTTGCTACCGATCTGCGTGATGATGAAAAAGCCACCGCTTTCCTCAAGGAGCATGGCTTGGAAGAAGGCAAATTCCTCTGCTGCATCGGCCGTCTGCGCTTCACGCCATATTGGAAGATGAAGCCCGGCGTGAAGTTTGATCCCGTCAAACAAAAGCGGAATGACGAAATGAAGGAGCACGACCTCGGGCCGCTGCGTCAGGCCATCATTGAGGTGGTGAAACAAACCGATATGAAGGTGCTGCTCTGCCCAGAGGACTCCAGCCAAATGGAGGTGAACAAAGACAATTTCTACGACAAGCTGCCTGAAGACGTGAAAGCCCGCGTGGTCTGGCGTCCCAACTATTGGCTAACCGGCGAAGCTCTGAGCACCTACGTGCGCAGCGCCGGACTCTTCGGCGCGGAGATGCACAGCCCGATCATGTGCATCGGCAATGGCATCCCTGCCATCGTTTGCCGTTGGACGGAGCAAACCAGCAAGGGCTACATGTGGCGCGATATCGGGCTGAGTGAATGGCTCTTCAACCTTGATGAAGAATCCGAGATCCCCGACATCGTCCCCGCCGTGGTCGCCATGGCCAAAGATCCAGCCGCCGCCAAAGCCAAAGCCTTGAAAGGTCAAGCCGTGGTCCACGAACGCCAACGCGCCACCATGGAAATCGTCGGCAAGTTTGCGGCGGAAGCGGCGACGGCTTAG
- the thiL gene encoding thiamine-phosphate kinase has protein sequence MQTLADIGEDELIRRIVRKLPQGESVLAGPGDDCAVVHSARTPQVLKTDTVVEGVHFTTETPGRLVGRKAMARVISDFAAMAATPRHALVTLIAPPQTAVKRVLDVYTGLQALATEFGVSIVGGETSKGQQLILTIGLSGHVTGPKWIARSQARAGDHLYVTGKLGGSIRSKHLRFHPRMAEAHWLAEHLPIRAMMDISDGLAQDLPRLASASGLGFQVDLADLPRTPGCTPEQAWGDGEDYELLIALSPKTTAKQLTAWAQAFPKLKLTRIGKLVEKDQAPLVPSGGWQHFRSA, from the coding sequence ATGCAGACGCTGGCTGACATCGGTGAAGATGAATTGATCCGCCGGATCGTCCGCAAACTGCCGCAGGGTGAAAGCGTGCTGGCGGGCCCTGGCGATGACTGCGCCGTGGTTCACAGCGCACGCACCCCGCAGGTCCTGAAAACCGACACCGTCGTGGAGGGAGTGCACTTCACCACAGAGACACCAGGACGTCTTGTGGGCAGGAAAGCCATGGCCCGCGTCATCAGCGACTTTGCCGCCATGGCCGCCACTCCTCGTCATGCCCTGGTCACGCTCATTGCTCCACCGCAGACTGCGGTCAAACGCGTGCTCGATGTCTATACCGGGCTGCAAGCTCTGGCCACCGAATTTGGCGTCAGCATCGTCGGCGGTGAGACCTCCAAGGGCCAGCAACTCATCCTCACCATCGGCCTGAGTGGCCATGTCACGGGTCCGAAGTGGATCGCTCGCAGCCAAGCCCGGGCAGGCGATCACCTCTATGTCACGGGCAAGCTGGGCGGCTCCATCCGAAGCAAGCATCTGCGCTTTCATCCGCGCATGGCCGAGGCTCATTGGCTGGCCGAACATCTGCCCATACGCGCCATGATGGACATCAGCGACGGGCTGGCCCAAGACCTGCCACGTCTGGCATCGGCCAGCGGGCTCGGTTTCCAGGTGGACCTCGCCGATCTACCACGCACGCCCGGCTGCACTCCAGAACAGGCCTGGGGCGATGGCGAGGACTATGAGCTCCTCATCGCGCTCTCCCCCAAGACCACGGCCAAACAACTCACCGCCTGGGCGCAAGCCTTCCCGAAGCTGAAACTGACCCGCATCGGCAAACTGGTGGAAAAAGACCAGGCTCCTCTTGTGCCTAGCGGCGGCTGGCAGCATTTTCGTTCTGCATGA
- the tsaE gene encoding tRNA (adenosine(37)-N6)-threonylcarbamoyltransferase complex ATPase subunit type 1 TsaE: MTTLPTPEATFDWGRALAAHLESGCVIALCGHLGAGKTQATKGIVAGLGSNAAVTSPTFTLVHEYLDGRVPIFHFDFYRMDTPEQVLSVGWDDFLDEPGVVIVEWADLFPDLLPEHTRWFHFESLPTGERHVMEKPAASA, from the coding sequence ATGACCACCCTCCCCACGCCTGAAGCCACCTTCGACTGGGGCCGCGCCCTGGCGGCTCACTTGGAGTCCGGCTGCGTCATCGCGCTCTGCGGTCATCTCGGCGCAGGTAAAACCCAGGCGACCAAGGGCATCGTCGCCGGATTGGGTTCCAACGCCGCCGTCACAAGCCCCACCTTCACGCTGGTTCATGAGTATCTGGATGGCCGGGTGCCCATCTTCCACTTCGACTTTTATCGCATGGACACCCCCGAGCAGGTACTCAGCGTCGGCTGGGATGATTTCCTGGATGAACCCGGTGTCGTCATCGTCGAGTGGGCGGATCTTTTTCCCGATCTCCTGCCCGAGCACACTCGCTGGTTTCACTTCGAGTCCTTGCCCACGGGTGAAAGGCATGTGATGGAAAAGCCCGCCGCCTCTGCATGA